From a single Mycosarcoma maydis chromosome 2, whole genome shotgun sequence genomic region:
- a CDS encoding putative DNA repair protein translates to MASLDKLAIRGVRSFDDKSINIIQFFHPLTVIVGYNGSGKTTIIECLKYATTGDLPPNTKGGAFVHDPQMATSNEVKAQVRLRFYAANKVRMNCVRNLQVSRKKGGGLTMKTLEGLLQIADDDAKTGKRGTLSTKCSELDDEIPRLLGVSRSILENVIFCHQEDSNWPLSEPASLKKKFDDIFEATRYTKALDNIKSLRKDRTVQLKVDKAALEGLKVDKDRADTIKAKLTQLQADLAQKEAKLEDLNDEIRVKTIQNSKFYDEATRFREIVSRAETLEEKERLHKENMEALQATMTPIKDTDEELHKRKQEFHSYLDQNQNKIHSLKRRQAEKEDELETHERRHRNKLSEKGGLEAEKRAHLHAKEKREASIKHIGNELDIKGFGGDGLTDTQIQAFEHRVKDEVRKLDDELANLRQANSEKDDVLTTVWQNLRAELRAKQNAREQLIDSVRKLREKIKRAQDELDGNALSTADIEAAELDRDGLSAKATAAQNEFEEAKYDEQIRKKNAEIREKDDLREERTSEINLLNRHAELRASLGFKKEQQTARRDSAQQLFDRNKAALIELVRSDLELPAVENEVTRALSKREKRLEELEADNANRNRELQQIESAISFTRKQLKTKQDMAADLQKSVQDILSPDFDDAEEAVKICAEEIAAAKDEYASIDSLDSFLRRVLREAKGKGHCFACNRGVTPGEYEAIEKHVANTLSSGNTAQKKKTLMADIDGWTERNAECQTALAKDAQRKAIQDVEIVELQKTILSKQVELESAAKAAEASSADLTKMRAEVKDLQALRRVGSDIARLLSEANDLDAEVQKLQVNLASTGSTQTAEQVQAEIDQLTASIKALKRELNVLQQDRETKRTLINSLERDAHRAEVTVITKRQEYAKRSSMEEQLQEMNADLEDHQKRIKSLEVEIEGANGPIRRAKDELEAFKAAASEAENTLRARADRLEGWAKQIRELNAAVNAYIHQRGDQHLEECEEAIQELVGQIQAIHREVKELTDKVAELQKEVNQSQATERNIADNIRYRQLAKDVEKIEQEINSLDLEQAQRSRKHFADKYTEAKEEENRLNGEASHLSGELASLRSQIKGRELELRDEFRGVHQNYKRKLIEVKTSEMANNDLEKYAKALETAIMRYHTIKMEEINDIIRYLWQKTYQGTDIDTILIKSDNEGARGNRSYNYRVCMVKDTVEMDMRGRCSAGQKVLASIIIRLALAESFGSNCGILALDEPTTNLDKDNIEALARSLADLIKERAENSQLQLIVITHDEEFLTLLGQNDVLEYYWRVSRDVHQKSVIERERIRNT, encoded by the coding sequence CAAGTCTCGCGCAAAAAGGGAGGTGGTCTCACCATGAAAACACTCGAAGGTCTGCTCCAGATagccgatgatgatgcaAAGACAGGCAAACGTGGCACCCTCTCCACTAAATGCTCCGAATTAGACGACGAGATTCCCAGGCTGCTCGGCGTCTCCAGGTCCATCCTAGAGAATGTCATCTTTTGCCATCAGGAAGACAGCAACTGGCCCCTTTCCGAGCCAGCCAGCTTGAAGAAGAAGTTTGACGACATTTTTGAAGCTACGCGCTACaccaaggcgctcgacaaTATCAAGTCGCTGCGAAAGGATCGCACCGTACAGCTCAAGGTCGACAAAGCAGCGCTTGAAGGCCTCAAGGTCGACAAGGACCGTGCAGATACCATCAAGGCAAAGCTCACCCAACTCCAAGCTGACCTTGCCCAAAaagaagccaagctcgaagatcTCAACGACGAGATCCGCGTAAAGACGATACAGAATTCCAAATTTTACGACGAGGCAACTCGCTTCCGTGAAATTGTCAGTCGTGCAGAGACACTcgaagagaaggagagaCTTCACAAGGAGAACATGGAAGCGCTGCAAGCCACTATGACGCCCATCAAGGACACAGACGAAGAACTGCACAAGCGAAAGCAAGAGTTTCACTCATATTTGGACCAAAACCAAAATAAGATCCACTCGCTCAAAAGGCGACAGGCCGAGAaagaggatgagctcgaAACTCACGAGCGGCGACATCGCAACAAGTTGTCCGAAAAGGGAGGTCTCGAGGCAGAGAAACGCGCGCACCTTCACGCCAAGGAAAAGCGCGAAGCTTCCATCAAACACATTGGCAACGAGCTCGATATCAAGGGCTTTGGTGGAGACGGGCTTACCGATACTCAGATCCAAGCCTTTGAACATCGCGTCAAGGACGAAGTGCGAAaactcgacgacgagctcgcaAACCTACGTCAAGCCAACTCGGAGAAGGACGACGTTCTCACTACCGTGTGGCAAAATCTGCGCGCTGAGCTccgagccaagcagaaTGCTCGCGAGCAGCTGATTGACTCCGTTCGTAAGCTTCGCGAAAAGATCAAGAGGgcgcaagacgagcttgacggCAACGCCCTTAGCACCGCTGACATTGAGGCTGCCGaactcgatcgagatggccTCTCTGCTAAAGCGACCGCCGCACAGAACGAGTTCGAAGAGGCCAAGTATGACGAGCAAATTCGCAAAAAGAATGCAGAAATCCGAGAGAAGGATGATCTTCGCGAAGAACGCACTTCCGAGATCAACCTACTCAACCGCCATGCTGAACTCCGCGCTTCTCTCGGTTTCAAGAAGGAACAGCAGACCGCACGCAGAGACAGCGCCCAGCAACTGTTCGATCGCAACAAGGCTGCTTTGATTGAGCTCGTTCGTTCGGATTTGGAGCTGCCCGCCGTCGAGAACGAAGTAACACGAGCACTGTCAAAGCGCGAAAAGCGTCTCGAGGAGCTTGAGGCCGATAATGCCAACAGAAATCGCGAATTGCAGCAAATCGAATCGGCCATCTCTTTCACCCGCAAACAGCTCAAGACAAAGCAAGACATGGCAGCGGACCTGCAGAAGTCTGTTCAGGACATCCTCTCACCGGATTTTGATGATGCCGAAGAGGCCGTCAAGATCTGCGCCGAAGAGATTGCAGCCGCCAAGGACGAGTATGCATCtatcgactcgctcgactcgttCCTGCGCCGTGTTTTGAGAGAAGCCAAAGGCAAAGGCCACTGCTTTGCATGCAACAGAGGCGTTACCCCAGGCGAGtacgaggcgatcgagaagcacgtCGCGAATACGCTTAGCTCGGGCAACACGGCCCAGAAAAAAAAGACGCTCATGGCCGACATAGACGGCTGGACCGAGCGCAACGCGGAATGTCAGACTGCCCTTGCCAAGGATGCGCAGCGAAAGGCCATCcaagatgtcgagatcgTGGAACTTCAAAAGACCATTCTAAgcaagcaggtcgagctcgaatccGCTGCCAAGGCGGCTGAAGCATCTTCTGCTGATCTGACCAAGATGCGAGCCGAGGTCAAAGATCTACAGGCTCTGCGACGTGTCGGTAGCGACATTGCACGACTGCTATCTGAAGCAAACGATCTTGACGCCGAAGTGCAGAAATTGCAGGTCAATTTGGCAAGTACAGGCTCAACGCAGACGGCTGAGCAAGTGCAAGCCGAAATCGACCAGCTTACTGCGTCCATCAAGGCGCTGAAACGCGAGCTCAACGTCCTGCAGCAGGATCGCGAGACCAAGCGTACATTGATCAACAGTCTGGAACGTGATGCACACCGAGCCGAGGTGACCGTGATCACAAAAAGGCAAGAGTATGCAAAGAGGTCTTCAAtggaagagcagctgcaagagATGAATGCTGATCTCGAAGATCATCAGAAGCGCATCAAGAGTCTCGaagtcgagatcgaggGCGCGAATGGCCCGATTCGTCGAGCcaaagacgagcttgaagcATTCAAAGCAGCGGCAAGCGAAGCGGAGAATACGTTGAGAGCGCGAGCTGACAGGCTCGAAGGATGGGCAAAGCAGATTCGCGAGCTCAACGCTGCAGTCAATGCCTATATTCATCAACGTGGTGACCAGCATCTTGAAGAATGCGAAGAGGCAATTCAGGAGCTCGTTGGTCAAATTCAGGCGATCCATCGCGAGGTAAAGGAGCTCACAGACAAGGTAGCAGAGTTGCAGAAGGAGGTCAATCAATCCCAAGCCACTGAGCGTAATATCGCCGACAATATTCGCTACCGTCAGCTCGCCAAAGACGTCGAGAAAATTGAACAAGAGATCAATTCGTTGGACCTTGAACAGGCGCAACGCAGCAGAAAGCATTTTGCCGACAAATACACTGAAgccaaggaagaggagaatCGCCTCAATGGCGAGGCTTCACACTTGAGCGGAGAACTGGCGTCGCTTCGATCACAAATCAAAGGTCgcgagctggagctgcggGACGAATTTAGAGGCGTACATCAGAACTATAAGCGCAAGCTGATCGAAGTCAAGACGTCCGAGATGGCCAACAACGATCTCGAAAAGTATGCCAAGGCACTGGAAACCGCCATCATGCGCTACCacacgatcaagatggAGGAGATCAACGACATTATTCGTTACCTGTGGCAAAAGACGTACCAAGGTACGGACATCGACACGATCCTCATCAAGTCGGACAACGAAGGAGCGCGTGGCAATCGCTCGTACAACTACCGAGTCTGCATGGTCAAGGATACGGTAGAAATGGATATGCGAGGACGCTGTTCTGCTGGTCAGAAGGTGTTGGCGTCGATCATCATCCGTCTTGCACTGGCAGAGTCATTCGGCAGCAACTGCGGTATTTTGGCGCTTGACGAGCCAACGACCAACCTGGACAAGGACAACATCGAGGCTTTGGCGAGAAGTTTAGCCGATTTAATCAAGGAGAGGGCCGAGAACAGCCAGTTGCAACTGATCGTCATTACCCACGACGAGGAGTTTTTGACACTGCTAGGACAGAATGATGTGCTCGAGTATTATTGGAGGGTCAGCCGTGACGTGCACCAGAAAAGTGTTATCGAGCGTGAGCGCATTCGCAACACATGA